The following are from one region of the Agelaius phoeniceus isolate bAgePho1 chromosome 20, bAgePho1.hap1, whole genome shotgun sequence genome:
- the PIMREG gene encoding protein PIMREG isoform X2 has translation MASVLQNVKATVAWRKHRLLADLNEDESPVPDKFKRRASLSSLNTIRMSLRKRVPLKPVELNFRVDKTPTRESLEPRQRCQTLQTIKRTAKYAFGTVSQKIQKSCQSPVRSMVTCPAESISRSCATSSTKKRTATPQTPCCKSVTPAASSKGTPKSCKRALLGPTRVSKHREWRDFSSWLGKNGFSLRRSRRAAALKSPYSSPAPSSRKIEFDCELEVVSSGICQLKRISQAFDDAIVKEESDVTVSLIRN, from the exons ATGGCATCTGTGCTCCAAAATGTCAAAGCAACAGTGGCGTGGAGGAAACACCGGCTCCTAGCTGACCTCAATGAGGATGAGAGCCCTGTGCCTGATAAATTCAAGAGAAGGGCCTCTCTGAGTTCTCTCAATACCATTCGCATGTCTTTAAGGAAACGGGTACCATTAAAGCCAGTCGAGTTGAATTTTCGAGTTGATAAAACCCCAACTAGGGAAAGTCTGGAACCAAGGCAGAGGTGCCAAACTCTTCAGACTATTAAAAGAACagcaaaatatgcttttggaacAGTGTCCCAG aaaatacagaagtCTTGCCAAAGCCCAGTTCGCTCAATGGTGACCTGTCCAGCTGAATCCATCAGCAGAAGCTGTGCGACCAGTTCTACCAAAAAAAGAACTGCTACACCTCAAACACCTTGCTGTAAGAGTGTTACTCCAGCAGCCAGTTCCAAAGGCACTCCAAAGTCCTGCAAAAGGGCCTTGCTTGGGCCAACAAGGGTGTCAAAACATAGAGAATGGAGGGATTTCTCATCCTGGCTTGGTAAAAATGGTTTCTCTCTCCGGAGatccagaagagcagcagcactgaagaGCCCTTATtcatctcctgctccttccagcagAAAGAT AGAGTTTGACTGTGAGCTGGAAGTGGTCTCCTCAGGGATTTGCCAGTTGAAGCGTATCTCCCAAGCATTTGATGATGCCATTGTGAAAGAGGAGAG TGATGTGACAGTTTCTCTCATTCGTAACTGA